TACGTTAAGTGAAAGATTTGTTGGCAATACAAGaaaggaggtttttgtttgttttgagaccggCTCACTagggagccctggctggcctggaattcaccatgtagaccaggcgggcctcaaactcacagagatccacctgctcgaattaaaggcatgtgcgaaCACTCTAGCAGAAGAATGGAGTTTTTGCAGAGGCAAATGGGCCTCCTGTTGGGGGGTTGTAGTGGAGAAAGAGTGGGGGACCCAGAGCCTTCCTGAGTGATCTGGGCTGGCTGGGGTCTGAGACAGGCAACCCAGCCTCCTCCTAGCATCATCTCCTCTTGTGATGGCCGACAGGCCTAAGCGACCTGGGATGGAGAAAAGTAAACAAGGCATAGAGAAGGAAGCATTAGGGAAGACAGCCTTTACCCGCCTCCCTCCACCCTACACACCCGGGACTACTTCAGAAGGAAGCAGCCAGGCCGCTAGGCGCCCGGTGGGCGTGGAGGTGGGCGGCGTCCGACGTCCCCACGTGTCCCGGAGAGAAGCAGGCGACCCCGTGAAGGCCCAGCGGGGAAGTCACCGCCTCAGGATGTTGGTGATCCTCAAGGTCTCTGAGATTCCGTCTCTTCCTCCCGCGATCTTGCGGGGCGTGCCTCTGAGCTGACCTGACCTGGGCGTAGTGGCTGTCCCCACGGTGAGCCGGGACGCGAAGGGTTAAGGTACCTGGGCCGCCGCCCCTGCGGCCCCTCCTCCAGCCGCCGGGAAAAAGAAAGTCTCAGCGGGGGAGCGCCCGGGTCCCGTCCCACCGACCACAGCCGCGGCGCCCAGAGCTGTGATCCGTGCGCCCCGCTCAGCCGCCCTGGACCGGGCCGCCATGTCTCTGTGGTGAGTCGGGGTCCCTGTGGGGCGCACGGCACCTCCGGGCTTCTCCTCCTCCCGGGACCCCAGACCGCAAGGATGATGCCCGCTGGATGTCGTGGGGcggacctcagtttccctgggCAGCGGGGGTGGCGGGAGATGCGGAGCGGGGCGCGGCGCCAGAGCGGCAGGTGGGATGTGGGAGATGCGGGGCGCACGCTCGGCTCCCCGGCCGCGGCTCGGGCAGCCGGCATGCAAGGTCTCGAGGCCCCGGGGTCCCATCGAGAGtcgcccccacacacaccccgagACTCCGCCggtccctcttccctcctgtggCCGCTCCTCCCAACCCACCACCTCTCTCCCTTCCCGGTTTTGCTTTTACAAACGGAGTAGACTGATGCGTGCAAGCAAGGTGCCTCGCTCCGCCGCCCGGCACTGGTCCTTACCCGGACTCCGGAATTGGGGCTTGGAGCTTCTTTAGAACCCCGAGGGCTGGAGTACTGGGTCCGAGATCCTCTGCTCTGGTTCTCAGGAGGGTTCAACCTTGGGTCTCACCACCCAGTAGGGTAACTcgtgatttctgtctttctccatccAACCTGGTGGCCAGAGTCTCGGAGCCCCTGGAAAAATCTCGATGTATGGAGGTGGGGGGCTCCATCTTCACTCACCCTGTGCCTCCGCGGCCTTAAAACCTGGGGGTATCTCTACCTGCTTCATGGCTCCCTGGCTCTTGTACCTCCTGCCTTGGAGGTGAGAGCCATCTCCCTGCCGCCCCAGCCCTGGAAGGTCACTCTGCCGACATGCTCTTTCCTCCAGTGTGAGCCAAGGAGGAAAGTTCTAGGGGAACGGGGCACAGGCGGGATCACTCCTGAGAAGAGctaggatttctgcctctgaaaagGGTGTGGTGGGGTTACCTGGGCAGGGAGGGTCCCTAGAGAGTGGATTTCCTTCCCGGGGCTGAAGGGCTGGACACCTCGTTTCTCCTTGTGTGATATTAAGATGGGGGGAAGGGGTCATGATGGCATCTGTCCACTCCACTTCCAAGCCTCCCATCTTCCGTAAGTGTGGCTCATTTCTGTTGAGTTGGCTGTGTTGGGGGGTAGTAAGCCAGAACTCACTCCCCACAAGGGATCTCCCCAAAAGCTTCAATGAAGGTACTGACTTTGCCTCTCACATTGACTGGTTCAAAGTCACCTGGTGATGTGCTCTCCACACAGATCTGAACTAGAAATGAaaactgggaagaagggtgggcaGAGGTCTCTCTTCCTGGTGAAGTGACAACCTTTCCCTGAGTACAAGCCTGGTACTTTATCTTGTGTTctgtcctggtttttgtttgtttgtttgttttttgggggaggcGGACAAGTATCTTAGAGAAGTTAAATGACTCCCTTCCCAAAGTCATTGGTTTTAGAACCCTAATAGCTGGTTCTCAGAGCTTTTTGAGCTGGGGGTTAGCCTGAGAAAGGAATCAGGATCCTCTGACCTTCCAGGAAGTGGAGTCCACTGGCCCCTCTGTGGCCACCTAATCCTCAGGGGTGCCAGCTCACCCTCTTCTCTACTGCTCCCCCTAGGAAGAAAACCCTCTACAAGAGTGTGTGCCTGGCTCTGGCCCTCCTGGTGGCCGTCACTGTATTCCAGCGCAGTGTGACCCCTGGCCAATTTCTGCAGGATCCTCTACCACCCACACCGGGGCCACCCAAAACTGGAAATGTAGTCAACTCCAACAGCTTCTGGAAAAGTTCAAAGGAAATAGTGGCTCCCACCCCCGTACCCCCTCAGGGACCCCAGGCCTGGGATGTGATCACCACTAACTGTTCTATCAACATCAATCTGACCCATCAGCCCTGGGTCCAGAGTCTTGAGCCACATTTCCGGCAGTTTCTAGCCTATCGCCATTGCCGATATTTTCCCATGTTGCTGAACCATCCAGAGAAGTGCAAAGGTGACATCTATCTGTTGGTGGTGGTCAAGTCGGTGATTACGCAGCACGACCGCCGTGAGGTCATCCGTCAGACCTGGGGCCACGAGTGGGAGTCGGCGGGCCAGGGCAGGGGTGCCGTGCGTACCCTCTTCCTGCTGGGCACAGCCTCCAAGCAAGAGGAGGGGACCCACTATCAGCAGCTGCTGGCCTACGAGGACCGTCTCTATGGTGACATCCTACAGTGGGACTTCCTTGACAGCTTCTTCAACCTGACCCTCAAGGAGATCCACTTCCTTAAGTGGCTTGACATTTACTGTCCCAACGTCCCCTTCATCTTCAAAGGTGACGATGATGTCTTTGTCAACCCCACCAACCTGCTCGAGTTTCTGTCTGACCGGCAGCCCCAGGAAAACCTATTTGTAGGTGACGTCCTGAAGCACGCTCGGCCCATCCGCAAAAAAGATAACAAATACTACATCCCCACCGTCATGTACAGCAAGTCCACCTACCCGCCCTACGCTGGCGGTGGGGGTTTCCTCATGTCTGGTAGCCTAGCTCGGCATCTCCACCATGCCTGTGACACCGTGGAACTCTTCCCTATCGATGACGTTTTCCTGGGCATGTGCTTGGAGGTGCTGGGCGTGCAGCCTACAGGCCACGAGGGCTTCAAGACCTTTGGCATCTCTCGGGTCCGAGGCAGCCGTATGAACAAGGAGCCCTGCTTCTACCGTGCCATGCTTGTCGTACACAAGCTGCTGCCCGCTGAGCTGCTGGCCATGTGGGATCTGGTGCACAGCAATCTCacctgctccctcaagttccAGGTGCTCTAATGGTGCTGGGCCACCAGCGCCTTTGCCCTCGAGCCCTTGGGGTCCTGGGCTGGAGCTACGGTGCATGGCAGAGTCTTTGGTCCCAGGTGGAAGGTGAAGGGGGTCTGGGCCTTCTGTGCCCCTGGGTGTGGTGTGGTACAGAGTCAGAGAGGAACTCCCAGAAATTCCCAGAAAGTGAGGCCCAGGAACAGCTGGAACTTCCTGACTGGAGGTCATCTGAGGACCTGGATCCCTCCTAGCCTAGGCCTGTAGCCTGGCCCCGCTATCCTGGTAGGAGACCCTGGTGGCCCCTGCAGGAACATTTGCTCAGGTACCTGGGCTAGGCCTGGCCAGTGggtctgtgtctgcctctcatCATCACAGGGGAGTCTCTTCCTGTGAAACGCCTCGGCTCCCTGATGGCCGGGCAGCCTTTGTGGGGGCTCAGCCCTGTGCAGGTCCACAGGTGTCCCCTCGTCCATACCCCTGGATCTCCCAAGAGCCGAGCCCCACAGGTTTTCAGCACAGCCCCAAGCTTGCCGGAGTCTGCTCCAGTGACGTGactcctggctctgtcttctcctGTCCAGAAGCCTGACTGGCCGCTCCGACTACCTCAGCACTCCACTAAGCCTCAGTGTGGGCTACAGCCCCACCCTACACCCCGACACAGGGCAAAAGAGCAGAGCTCCTGGCCCCCAAGGCACAGTGATACCTGACCACAGCCAGGGTTCACCCTTGCCCCTCACCAATACTGACTCCCTGGCCAGAAACTGGCCTGTCTGGTCCTAGACGCTGacacttttctattactgtgaagctTTATTTATGAAGAATTGGAAGGAGACAACTCTAGGCCTTGGGAGGTGGTCAgccctcttctctgtccttcagcAGCCCTGGTCACCATCCAGCACCTTTACCATTCACCCTTTGCCTTTCAGTCCCACGCTGAGCTCTCCCCACTGATCCTGGGGCCTACACAGACTATTTCCCCTGTGAAAGAATGCCACCTCCCACCCGGACTGAGGTCACCCGGAAAAGACGGTGGCATCATTAGTTTCTCAATAAAACTGGACTGGTTGCTGGCGGTGTCTGAGCTAGCTGGTTCCTTGGTCTTGGCTAATAGGTGTGTAAGACCTCCAGAGGGCCCTCAGAGGAAGGGCGAGCGGTGGTGATGAAGCCTGCAAGCTGTGACACTCAGCTGTTTCAGGTGACCACAGGGACAGCTGAGGCCTTGGCCTAGGTATAGATCAGCCGGGGTCAAGGCAAAATTCAGGCCCAAGGCTAGTGTTCTGGTGGCCTTAGGCAGGGCACACAGTCTAGTGGGCTTCCTGAAGTCCTGTGCAGTCAGCCTGGAAGCACTCAAGTAGGcttgggtggaaggagagactgccGTGCGCGGGACCTTCGCCCGAGCTGCGGCCAGGACAGGGTCTTCTGAGACAGTCAGCTGTGCCCAGCTCAGCGAGAGCCAGCACAGGCCCAGCTACCCAGACCCAAGTCCtagggacagagaggacagggCTGCTACCGTCTCTCCCTAGCAAAGGTCTTCCCGCACCCCCCTCTTGTCAACTGGCTACAT
This genomic window from Peromyscus leucopus breed LL Stock chromosome 13, UCI_PerLeu_2.1, whole genome shotgun sequence contains:
- the B3gnt7 gene encoding UDP-GlcNAc:betaGal beta-1,3-N-acetylglucosaminyltransferase 7, with the translated sequence MSLWKKTLYKSVCLALALLVAVTVFQRSVTPGQFLQDPLPPTPGPPKTGNVVNSNSFWKSSKEIVAPTPVPPQGPQAWDVITTNCSININLTHQPWVQSLEPHFRQFLAYRHCRYFPMLLNHPEKCKGDIYLLVVVKSVITQHDRREVIRQTWGHEWESAGQGRGAVRTLFLLGTASKQEEGTHYQQLLAYEDRLYGDILQWDFLDSFFNLTLKEIHFLKWLDIYCPNVPFIFKGDDDVFVNPTNLLEFLSDRQPQENLFVGDVLKHARPIRKKDNKYYIPTVMYSKSTYPPYAGGGGFLMSGSLARHLHHACDTVELFPIDDVFLGMCLEVLGVQPTGHEGFKTFGISRVRGSRMNKEPCFYRAMLVVHKLLPAELLAMWDLVHSNLTCSLKFQVL